One part of the Algibacter sp. L1A34 genome encodes these proteins:
- a CDS encoding acetate--CoA ligase codes for MYYQEFYQESIQYPEQFWTKHANKLDWFKAPKTILSKDKYDHNQWFEDGQLNLSYLCIDKHIKDGFGTQNAIIFDSPVTNTKQHITFNQLHQEVSKLAGGLQNLGLKKGDTCIIYMPMIPQALYAMLACVRIGVIHSVVFGGFAPHELAIRIDDCKPKAIITASNGIEIKRIIPYKPFVDEAIDKAENKPEHVIVFDRELDVEIPKKDYDVDYATLVEKSPSIEAVFVESTHPSYILYTSGTTGTPKGIIRDTGGYATALKFSMKYIYGLDEGDTFWAASDVGWVVGHSYIVYGPLINRNTTILFEGKPIRTPDASTFWRVISEHNVKVMFTAPTAIRAIKKEDPNGELLEQFDMSCLKYQFLAGERCDVATLTWTEEKLKVPVIDHWWQTESGWPMLANMVGVELQPIKPGSASFPVCGYDIQIVNKEGKEVEAGVEGFVAVKLPLPPGMLSNLWGNPERFKAGYLDRFLGYYFSGDGGYKDEDGYVFITGRVDDIINVAGHRLSTAEMEEIVASHKAVAECAVFGVHCEIKGQKPLGLVVLKSDEISEDNKIQKEIVQDVRREIGAVASFKDVLVVKRLPKTRSGKILRKLLRNIADEHQYNAPSTIDDVNIIEEIKLIYQAHNIGIHK; via the coding sequence TCTATCTAAAGATAAATACGATCATAATCAATGGTTTGAAGATGGACAACTTAATTTAAGTTATTTGTGCATAGACAAGCATATTAAAGATGGTTTTGGTACTCAAAATGCAATTATTTTTGACTCTCCAGTTACAAATACTAAGCAACATATTACTTTCAATCAATTACATCAAGAAGTTTCAAAGCTTGCTGGTGGATTGCAAAATTTAGGGCTTAAAAAAGGAGATACTTGCATTATTTATATGCCAATGATTCCGCAGGCATTGTATGCTATGTTGGCTTGTGTTAGAATTGGTGTTATTCATTCAGTGGTGTTTGGTGGTTTTGCACCGCACGAACTCGCTATTAGAATAGATGATTGTAAACCTAAAGCCATTATAACGGCTTCTAACGGAATAGAAATAAAACGTATTATTCCTTACAAACCTTTTGTAGATGAAGCAATTGATAAGGCCGAAAACAAACCAGAACATGTGATTGTATTCGATAGAGAATTAGATGTTGAGATTCCGAAGAAAGATTACGATGTAGATTACGCAACCTTAGTAGAAAAGTCTCCATCAATTGAAGCTGTTTTTGTAGAATCTACACACCCTTCTTATATATTATACACCTCAGGAACTACAGGAACACCAAAAGGAATTATTAGAGATACAGGTGGTTATGCCACGGCATTAAAATTCTCTATGAAATATATTTATGGTCTAGATGAAGGAGATACCTTTTGGGCAGCTAGTGATGTAGGTTGGGTTGTTGGGCATAGTTATATTGTATATGGACCTTTGATAAATAGAAATACAACCATTTTATTTGAAGGCAAACCTATAAGAACACCAGATGCTTCAACTTTTTGGCGTGTTATTAGTGAGCATAATGTAAAAGTAATGTTTACGGCTCCAACAGCGATTAGAGCTATAAAAAAAGAAGATCCAAATGGAGAGTTGCTAGAGCAATTTGATATGTCTTGTTTAAAATATCAGTTTTTAGCGGGAGAACGGTGTGATGTGGCAACTTTAACTTGGACAGAAGAAAAATTAAAAGTACCCGTTATAGATCATTGGTGGCAAACTGAAAGTGGTTGGCCCATGTTGGCTAATATGGTTGGTGTAGAATTACAACCTATAAAACCTGGGTCTGCAAGCTTTCCTGTTTGTGGTTATGATATACAAATTGTAAATAAAGAAGGAAAAGAAGTAGAAGCTGGAGTAGAAGGGTTTGTTGCAGTAAAATTACCATTACCACCGGGAATGTTAAGTAATCTTTGGGGGAATCCAGAGCGTTTTAAAGCGGGTTATCTAGATCGTTTTCTAGGTTATTATTTTTCTGGAGATGGTGGGTATAAAGATGAGGATGGTTATGTTTTTATCACTGGTCGTGTAGACGATATTATAAATGTAGCTGGACACAGATTATCTACTGCCGAAATGGAAGAAATTGTAGCCTCACACAAAGCAGTTGCAGAATGTGCTGTTTTTGGAGTTCACTGTGAAATAAAAGGACAAAAACCATTAGGATTGGTTGTTTTAAAATCTGATGAAATTTCTGAAGATAATAAGATTCAAAAAGAAATAGTACAAGATGTAAGACGTGAAATAGGAGCTGTTGCATCCTTTAAAGATGTGCTAGTTGTTAAGCGATTACCAAAAACACGTTCGGGCAAAATTTTAAGGAAATTATTGAGAAATATAGCAGATGAACATCAGTATAATGCACCATCAACCATTGATGATGTTAACATAATAGAAGAAATAAAATTAATATATCAAGCCCATAATATCGGGATTCATAAATAA
- a CDS encoding DUF983 domain-containing protein yields the protein MQKGTKRYSVLKLKCPRCQIGNLFNNPGLFVFSRILEMPDKCPHCKQDFKLEPGFYTAALWISYPIVLIIFVPLIVLGYSLDNISGFFKIIYPFIIVLSLMLQIPLMRVARAVLLNITIDYNAKY from the coding sequence ATGCAAAAAGGAACAAAACGATACAGTGTCTTAAAACTAAAATGCCCACGTTGTCAAATCGGAAATTTATTCAATAATCCAGGACTTTTTGTGTTTTCAAGAATCTTAGAAATGCCTGATAAATGTCCGCATTGTAAGCAAGATTTTAAGTTGGAACCAGGGTTTTATACAGCGGCTTTATGGATTAGTTATCCTATCGTGCTTATCATTTTTGTCCCTTTAATTGTATTGGGGTATTCATTGGATAATATTAGTGGGTTTTTCAAAATTATTTATCCATTTATTATAGTCTTAAGTTTAATGCTACAGATACCGTTAATGCGTGTTGCGAGAGCTGTTTTGTTGAATATAACTATTGATTATAATGCAAAGTATTAA
- the acs gene encoding acetate--CoA ligase, protein MSNYHIKHLEEYYQVYRKSVRNPEAFWEEIAEEHFLWRKKWDNVLSWDFKKPEIKWFEGAKLNITENCIDRHLSTRGDKTAILFEPNDPKEAAQHITYQDLYHRVNKFANVLKAKGVKKGDRVCIYLPMIPELAISVLACARIGAIHSVVFAGFSSIALSTRINDSDCKMVITSDGSYRGAKTIDLKVIVDEALNDCKCVESVLVVKRINTDIYMKEGRDEWLQPLLDEASDELAATVMDAEDPLFILYTSGSTGMPKGMVHTTGGYMVYSAYTFKNVFQYKENDIYWCTADIGWITGHSYIVYGPLANGATTVMFEGVPSYPDYGRFWEIVEKHKITQFYTAPTAIRALAKEGVEHVEKFDLSSLKVLGTVGEPINEEAWHWYDDNIGKKKSPIVDTWWQTETGGIMITPIPFCTPTKPTYATLPFIGVQPVLMDENGKEIKGNQADGRLCVKFPWPSMARTIWGNHQRYKDTYFSAYENMYFTGDGALRDEVGYYRITGRVDDVIIVSGHNLGTAPIEDAINEHPAVSESAIVGFPHDVKGNALYGYVILKETGEGRNHDNLRKEINQIITEQIGPIAKLNKIQFTNELPKTRSGKIMRRILRKIASNDTSNLGDTSTLLNPECVQNIMDNVL, encoded by the coding sequence ATGAGTAATTATCACATAAAACATTTAGAAGAATATTATCAAGTATATAGAAAGTCTGTTCGTAATCCCGAAGCTTTTTGGGAAGAAATAGCTGAAGAGCATTTTCTATGGCGAAAGAAATGGGATAATGTATTAAGTTGGGATTTTAAAAAACCAGAAATCAAATGGTTTGAAGGTGCAAAATTAAATATTACGGAAAATTGCATTGATAGGCATTTGTCTACAAGAGGCGATAAAACAGCTATATTATTTGAACCAAATGATCCCAAAGAAGCAGCACAGCACATTACTTATCAAGATTTATATCATCGTGTAAATAAGTTTGCAAATGTATTGAAAGCTAAAGGAGTTAAAAAAGGAGATCGCGTCTGTATTTATCTGCCTATGATTCCAGAATTAGCAATTTCCGTATTAGCTTGTGCTCGCATTGGAGCAATACACTCTGTTGTATTTGCGGGTTTTTCATCTATAGCCTTATCAACTAGAATTAATGATAGTGATTGTAAAATGGTCATTACTTCAGATGGTTCATATCGTGGTGCAAAAACGATCGATTTAAAAGTGATTGTAGATGAAGCATTAAACGATTGTAAATGTGTAGAATCTGTTTTAGTGGTAAAGCGTATCAATACAGATATTTATATGAAAGAAGGACGTGATGAATGGCTTCAACCTTTATTAGATGAAGCTTCAGACGAACTTGCTGCCACTGTTATGGATGCTGAAGATCCTTTGTTTATACTATATACTTCTGGTTCTACAGGTATGCCAAAAGGAATGGTGCATACAACGGGAGGCTATATGGTTTATAGTGCCTATACTTTTAAGAATGTTTTTCAATATAAAGAAAATGATATCTATTGGTGTACGGCAGATATTGGATGGATAACAGGACATAGTTATATTGTTTATGGTCCGTTAGCAAATGGAGCAACAACCGTTATGTTTGAGGGCGTACCGAGCTATCCAGATTATGGTCGTTTTTGGGAGATTGTAGAAAAGCATAAAATTACACAATTTTACACTGCACCTACGGCGATTAGAGCGTTAGCCAAAGAAGGCGTAGAGCACGTTGAAAAGTTCGATTTATCATCCTTAAAAGTTTTAGGAACTGTTGGAGAGCCAATTAACGAAGAGGCTTGGCACTGGTATGATGATAATATTGGTAAGAAAAAATCACCAATTGTAGATACGTGGTGGCAAACCGAAACAGGAGGTATTATGATAACGCCTATTCCTTTTTGTACACCCACAAAACCAACGTATGCAACACTACCGTTTATTGGTGTTCAGCCCGTATTAATGGATGAAAATGGTAAAGAAATAAAAGGCAATCAAGCCGATGGTCGTTTATGTGTAAAATTCCCTTGGCCAAGTATGGCTAGAACTATTTGGGGAAACCATCAACGTTATAAAGATACTTATTTTTCAGCTTATGAAAACATGTATTTTACAGGCGATGGCGCACTTCGAGATGAGGTTGGTTATTACAGAATTACAGGTAGAGTGGATGATGTTATTATTGTATCTGGTCATAATCTAGGAACTGCACCAATAGAAGATGCTATAAATGAACATCCAGCGGTTTCTGAAAGTGCAATAGTTGGCTTTCCACACGATGTAAAAGGAAATGCATTGTATGGTTATGTAATTTTAAAAGAAACAGGAGAAGGAAGAAACCATGATAATTTAAGAAAAGAAATCAATCAAATTATTACCGAACAAATAGGCCCAATTGCTAAGCTAAATAAAATTCAATTTACAAATGAACTACCGAAAACGCGTTCTGGAAAAATTATGCGTCGTATTCTTAGAAAAATAGCAAGTAATGACACCAGTAATTTAGGAGATACTAGTACGTTATTAAACCCTGAATGTGTTCAAAATATAATGGATAACGTTTTGTAG
- a CDS encoding Crp/Fnr family transcriptional regulator: MKNFYSQFDFQSKLLFEALTSNEKKLVLETMEPLIIKKGSLLFYEEGVPTGIFQINKGKAKKFKRGFSGTEQIFYIYTPGDVLGYHALFGEERYQDSCEALEDLEVNFIPKDVFFQLLKEIPALQQTFIKNIGHEFGVLANIIAVLAQKNLNARLAINLLILDNRFQKQDERSGIDLTREDLANIIGTSPESLGRSLKQFKDEGIIEIHKKIIYIKNKEHILQLLNIDFELLKA, from the coding sequence ATGAAAAACTTCTATTCACAATTTGATTTTCAAAGTAAGCTCCTTTTTGAAGCATTAACTTCTAATGAAAAAAAATTAGTTCTCGAAACTATGGAACCGTTAATAATAAAGAAGGGAAGTCTTTTGTTTTATGAAGAAGGTGTTCCTACAGGAATCTTTCAAATTAATAAAGGGAAAGCAAAAAAGTTTAAACGCGGTTTTTCGGGAACAGAACAAATTTTTTACATCTATACGCCTGGCGATGTTTTAGGATATCATGCTTTATTTGGTGAAGAACGCTATCAAGATTCTTGTGAGGCATTGGAAGATTTGGAAGTAAACTTTATACCCAAAGATGTTTTTTTTCAACTTTTAAAGGAAATACCTGCTTTACAACAAACTTTTATAAAAAATATAGGTCATGAATTTGGTGTTCTTGCTAATATTATTGCTGTATTAGCACAAAAAAATCTAAATGCACGCTTGGCTATTAATTTGCTTATTCTTGATAATCGATTTCAAAAACAAGACGAAAGAAGTGGTATTGATTTAACACGAGAAGATTTGGCTAATATTATTGGCACTTCTCCCGAAAGTTTGGGAAGAAGCCTTAAACAGTTTAAAGATGAAGGAATTATTGAAATACATAAAAAAATTATTTATATAAAAAACAAAGAACATATACTGCAATTATTAAATATTGATTTTGAGCTTTTAAAGGCTTGA
- a CDS encoding NAD-dependent malic enzyme, producing the protein MVTNKKGFEVLYDGTISKSLAFSKNEREQLGLRGLLPYSIVNQSVQVKRVIEGLRRKDSDIERYIMLSALQDRNEKLYYRIASEYIEEIMPIIYTPTVGEACTKFSHIFRRAKGFYITPDDKGEMLKILENWPEKDIRVIVITDGQRILGLGDLGANGMGIPIGKLALYTACAGIHPNQCLPVMLDVGTNNKEIREDIMYLGYPKERIEGEAYLELVNEFVMAVQEKYPDALIQFEDFLTPNAYALLNIYKDKTLCFNDDIQGTAAVALAGLYATTRITDILFSDLKIMFLGAGSAATGIADLLVLALVKEGLTKQEALERLWFVDINGLVVSGRTDLMPHNLPYAHNHNQLNFIESINTIKPHAIIGATGAFGAFSKEVIEAMSDINERPIIFALSNPTSKAECTAEQAYLWSKGKAVFASGSPFDKVKLNGKEYRPGQGNNAYIFPGIGLGVIVAKATIIPDEIFLTAAKTLSEMVSDKNIVEGAIYPKLNEIQSISLEIALSVAEKAFELGITRIERPKNLKQTISDYMYNPYY; encoded by the coding sequence ATGGTTACTAATAAAAAAGGTTTTGAGGTTTTATATGATGGTACAATAAGTAAATCGTTGGCTTTCTCAAAAAACGAAAGGGAACAATTAGGATTGCGAGGTTTGCTTCCGTATTCTATTGTAAATCAAAGCGTTCAAGTGAAGCGTGTGATAGAGGGCTTGCGCCGGAAAGATTCGGATATTGAACGATATATTATGCTTTCTGCGCTTCAAGACAGAAATGAAAAGCTCTATTATAGAATAGCCAGTGAATATATAGAAGAAATTATGCCTATAATTTATACACCTACAGTTGGTGAAGCTTGTACAAAATTTTCTCATATTTTTAGACGAGCTAAAGGTTTTTATATAACACCTGATGATAAGGGGGAAATGCTAAAAATTCTTGAAAATTGGCCAGAAAAGGATATACGAGTTATTGTGATAACCGATGGACAGCGAATCTTGGGTTTAGGGGATTTAGGGGCAAACGGTATGGGAATACCTATAGGCAAGTTAGCATTGTATACGGCATGCGCCGGAATACACCCTAATCAATGCTTGCCAGTAATGCTAGATGTAGGTACGAATAATAAAGAAATACGAGAAGATATAATGTATTTGGGGTATCCCAAAGAACGAATTGAAGGCGAGGCATATTTAGAGTTGGTTAATGAATTTGTAATGGCTGTTCAAGAAAAATATCCAGATGCTTTAATACAATTTGAAGATTTTTTAACGCCTAATGCTTATGCTTTATTGAATATTTATAAAGATAAAACATTATGTTTTAATGACGATATTCAGGGTACCGCAGCTGTTGCTTTGGCAGGTTTGTATGCAACCACACGAATTACAGATATTCTATTTTCAGATTTAAAAATTATGTTTTTAGGTGCCGGCTCTGCAGCAACAGGAATAGCCGATTTGTTGGTTTTGGCATTAGTAAAAGAAGGATTAACCAAACAAGAAGCCTTGGAGCGCTTATGGTTTGTTGATATAAACGGATTAGTTGTCTCTGGAAGAACAGATTTAATGCCACATAATTTACCCTATGCCCACAATCATAATCAATTAAATTTTATCGAATCGATTAACACAATTAAACCACATGCAATAATTGGTGCCACTGGAGCCTTTGGAGCTTTTTCAAAAGAGGTGATTGAGGCTATGAGTGATATTAATGAACGTCCTATAATTTTTGCTTTGTCTAACCCAACATCAAAGGCGGAGTGTACTGCAGAGCAAGCTTATTTGTGGAGTAAGGGGAAGGCTGTTTTTGCAAGCGGTAGTCCTTTTGATAAGGTTAAACTTAATGGAAAGGAATATCGTCCCGGGCAAGGGAACAATGCTTATATTTTTCCAGGAATAGGATTAGGGGTTATTGTTGCAAAAGCGACAATAATTCCAGACGAAATATTCCTAACTGCAGCTAAAACGCTTTCTGAAATGGTAAGCGATAAAAACATAGTTGAAGGTGCCATATATCCTAAGTTAAATGAAATCCAGAGCATTTCATTGGAGATTGCTTTATCTGTCGCTGAAAAAGCATTTGAATTGGGTATTACCAGAATAGAAAGACCAAAAAATTTAAAGCAAACTATTTCCGATTATATGTATAACCCTTATTATTAA